AAGCCCAGGCCAGTCCCGCCGTAACGTCTGGAAATGGAGCTGTCGGCCTGCTGGAACGCATCGAACATCAGCTCCAGGCGTTCGGCGCAAATACCGATACCGCTGTCGCGCACGGTGCAGGTGAACCACACCAGTTCGTGGTCCAGGGTTTGCCAATGGGGCTCGACGGTCACGCTGCCGCGTTCGGTAAATTTCAACGCATTACCGATCAGGTTTACCAGGATCTGCCGGATCCGCGTCGGATCGCCTCGCACCCGTAGGGCCTCCATGCCCGCAGGAATCGGCAGCTCCAGGCTCAGCCCGCGTTGCTGGGCACTGTGCTGGAACGCTTGGGCGCAACTGTTGATCAGGTCGGCAAGGTTGAACGCAATATGTTCCAGTTCCAGGGCGGCGCGCTCAATGCGTGAGAAGTCGAGGATGTCGTTGATCACCTTGAGCAGGTGCTCGGTGGACTCGGAGGCCAGCGCCGCGTACTCGGTCTGTTCGGCAGTCATGTCGGTGGTTTCCAGCAGTTGCAACATGCCCAGCACGCCGTTCATGGGCGTGCGCAGTTCATGGCTCATCATCGCCAGGAAATCCGATTTGGCATTGTTCGCACGCTCGGCCTCCTCGCGGGTCTGGATCAACTGGGCCATGGCTTGTTGCTGCTCGCGACTGGCCTGGTTCAGGCCTTCGGCCAGGTTGTTGATATGCCGCGAAAGGTCACCCAGCTCCGAATCATCGACAATCGGTAGCGGGGTTTTGTAATCGCCTTGCTGGATAGCCTTGACCGCATGGCCCATCGCGCTTATTGGTTGCGACAGGCTTGCCGCCAGGCGTCGTGCCAACAGGAAGGTAAACAGCAAGGCGAACAGCGCCAGGATCCCGGCCTTGAACAGGATTTCCTGCTGACGCTGGCTGAACGCGTCGTTGGACATGCCGACAATCACCCGCCCCAGGTAGTCGGCTCGGGGTGCCTTGGGTTCGTTGAGGTTGTCTTGGAAAAAGTCATTGTTGAGCTGGATGTGTTGCAGGCGGATTGGCGCCTGGAACACCTTCACGGACAGCGAGCGGTCGCGTCTTTCCGACGGCTGCTCGACATACACCAGAATGTTTTCGGCACTGTTCTGAATCTCCAGGAAGCGCACGTGAGGCGTGGCCAAG
This genomic stretch from Pseudomonas synxantha BG33R harbors:
- a CDS encoding ATP-binding protein, whose amino-acid sequence is MTLRRRWDINTRTQLITLGPALLLTLLLISFFTFVRIQDLRQELDHTGQLIANQLAPATEYGVISGNNDVLEALLRATLATPHVRFLEIQNSAENILVYVEQPSERRDRSLSVKVFQAPIRLQHIQLNNDFFQDNLNEPKAPRADYLGRVIVGMSNDAFSQRQQEILFKAGILALFALLFTFLLARRLAASLSQPISAMGHAVKAIQQGDYKTPLPIVDDSELGDLSRHINNLAEGLNQASREQQQAMAQLIQTREEAERANNAKSDFLAMMSHELRTPMNGVLGMLQLLETTDMTAEQTEYAALASESTEHLLKVINDILDFSRIERAALELEHIAFNLADLINSCAQAFQHSAQQRGLSLELPIPAGMEALRVRGDPTRIRQILVNLIGNALKFTERGSVTVEPHWQTLDHELVWFTCTVRDSGIGICAERLELMFDAFQQADSSISRRYGGTGLGLPIARTLAERMGGTLRAQSEEGRGSVFTLEIPLAIDQQQVQAITPDALGKASAGEGRHVLLVEDNPVNRTVVEAMLRSLGFEVSLATDGAEAIRSAESLIFTAILMDCRLPLIDGYEATRQIRQLPGCADLPIIALTANALQGDREACLAAGMNDYLAKPFKRTDLQQILQRWVQ